The following proteins are encoded in a genomic region of Candidatus Bathyarchaeota archaeon:
- a CDS encoding DUF91 domain-containing protein, translated as MHDIFARDKNGNDVLIELKYPSASSSAIGQLLKYREDYKKKSKNEQVRCVLVAPQIPERLSTSLEQNQMEYKEIIL; from the coding sequence GTGCATGACATCTTTGCTAGAGACAAGAACGGAAATGATGTGCTCATTGAACTGAAATATCCCTCTGCATCAAGCTCAGCTATAGGGCAACTGCTCAAATATCGAGAAGACTACAAAAAGAAGAGTAAGAATGAACAAGTGCGATGTGTCTTGGTGGCTCCACAGATTCCAGAAAGGCTTAGCACTTCTCTAGAGCAAAACCAGATGGAATATAAAGAAATCATTCTCTAA